A window of the Bacillus sp. A301a_S52 genome harbors these coding sequences:
- a CDS encoding LacI family DNA-binding transcriptional regulator, translating into MKPKISDVAKVAGVSPTTVSRVLNNRGYIGKETREKVHEAMEKINYYPNDIARSLYIKKTFLIGVIFPTTSNPFYGQLIFHLENYANSLGYKVLLCNSQGREDKEKSYLQMLQRNQVDGVIAGAHNRGIEEYDIPNLPVVGFDRYLSKNTPVVSSDNYDGGRLASQLLIDKGCKNIIHINGPIDLETPANLRREAYEKVMRDNQLTPITYETTRDNEEVIKRLFDDHPEVDGIFASDDLIAANVMREARKRNIIIPNDLKLIGYDGTQTTRILLPELSTIEQPIKDIAEKCVDILIKQIDGEREDIQQHTILPVRLIDAETT; encoded by the coding sequence GTGAAGCCTAAAATTTCAGATGTAGCCAAAGTTGCTGGTGTATCACCAACAACGGTTTCAAGAGTGCTAAATAATCGAGGATATATTGGTAAAGAAACGAGAGAAAAGGTCCATGAAGCAATGGAGAAGATCAATTATTATCCTAATGATATTGCGAGGTCTTTATATATAAAAAAGACTTTTTTAATTGGGGTTATTTTTCCTACCACGAGTAATCCATTTTATGGCCAATTGATCTTTCATTTAGAAAACTATGCGAACTCCCTAGGATATAAAGTTTTATTATGTAATAGTCAGGGACGTGAAGATAAAGAGAAAAGTTATTTACAAATGCTTCAGCGAAATCAAGTGGATGGGGTTATCGCAGGTGCGCACAACAGAGGAATTGAGGAATACGATATTCCAAACCTTCCCGTAGTAGGGTTTGACCGCTATCTCTCTAAAAACACGCCAGTAGTATCTAGTGATAACTATGACGGTGGGAGATTAGCGTCCCAATTACTAATAGATAAAGGATGCAAAAATATTATCCATATAAACGGCCCGATTGATTTAGAAACGCCAGCTAACTTGAGAAGAGAAGCTTATGAGAAAGTTATGCGAGATAATCAATTAACTCCGATAACTTACGAAACGACGAGAGATAATGAAGAAGTGATAAAACGATTATTTGATGATCATCCCGAGGTAGATGGTATTTTTGCAAGTGATGACCTCATTGCCGCAAATGTTATGAGAGAGGCTAGAAAGAGAAATATTATCATTCCAAACGATCTTAAGTTAATCGGGTATGATGGCACACAAACCACCAGAATACTGTTACCTGAATTAAGTACGATTGAACAACCTATTAAAGACATTGCAGAAAAATGCGTCGATATTCTTATTAAACAAATTGATGGTGAGAGAGAGGATATTCAACAGCACACTATACTCCCAGTAAGGTTAATTGATGCTGAAACAACTTGA